Proteins encoded by one window of Tunturibacter psychrotolerans:
- a CDS encoding methyltransferase family protein: MNVLAFYRILYLAWVFSEVAILVVTRTRQGGGDIQDRGSLRILWLAILISITLGSYYGDTHPHTIDPITPWAQAAALIPLILGLAIRWTAIVTLGRSFSANVAIRATQTVHKTGLFRFVRHPSYSGLILIFAAIALHTRNWIGFAIVLIPTVAALFYRIRVEESALRRAFGHEYDDYSKTTKCLIPGIF, from the coding sequence ATGAACGTATTGGCTTTCTACCGAATCCTTTACCTCGCGTGGGTCTTCTCTGAAGTCGCCATTCTCGTCGTCACCCGCACCCGCCAGGGCGGTGGCGACATCCAGGACCGCGGCTCTCTCCGCATCCTCTGGCTCGCCATCCTTATCTCCATCACCCTCGGCAGCTACTACGGCGACACCCACCCCCACACCATTGACCCCATCACCCCCTGGGCTCAAGCCGCCGCACTCATCCCCCTCATCCTCGGCCTCGCCATTCGTTGGACAGCCATCGTAACCCTCGGCCGATCCTTCAGCGCCAACGTCGCCATCCGTGCCACCCAAACCGTCCACAAAACAGGTCTCTTCCGGTTCGTCCGCCACCCGTCCTACTCAGGACTCATCCTCATCTTCGCCGCAATCGCCCTTCACACCCGAAACTGGATCGGCTTCGCGATTGTCCTCATCCCCACCGTCGCCGCTCTCTTCTATCGAATCCGCGTAGAAGAATCAGCCCTCCGCCGCGCCTTCGGCCACGAATACGACGACTACAGCAAAACCACCAAATGCCTCATCCCAGGAATCTTCTAA
- a CDS encoding YidH family protein yields the protein MSRLLGRGEAGAMGEGEKDPRVTLAGERTEMAIFRTSLALDRTTLAWVRTTLTMSSFGLGMIAFFRTIRMQANTPESVRLHEAAIRFGVALVVIGVVATGLVAVAHVSSLRKLRAGEVPMAAKWPLSIALALLLALLALWGLWNAFHG from the coding sequence TTGAGTAGGCTTCTCGGACGGGGAGAGGCCGGGGCGATGGGTGAGGGGGAGAAAGATCCGCGGGTGACGCTCGCGGGAGAACGAACGGAGATGGCGATCTTTCGCACCAGCCTGGCCCTGGATAGGACTACGCTGGCTTGGGTTCGGACGACGCTGACAATGAGTAGCTTCGGGCTGGGGATGATTGCGTTCTTTCGGACGATTCGCATGCAGGCGAATACGCCGGAGAGCGTGCGGCTGCATGAGGCGGCGATTCGCTTTGGCGTGGCGCTGGTGGTGATTGGTGTGGTGGCGACGGGGCTGGTGGCGGTGGCGCATGTCTCTTCGCTACGGAAGTTGCGAGCGGGAGAGGTGCCGATGGCTGCGAAGTGGCCGTTGAGCATTGCGCTTGCGCTGCTGCTGGCTTTGCTGGCGCTGTGGGGGCTGTGGAATGCGTTTCATGGGTAG